The window TCACGGCGGCCTTGCGCGAAGGGACGTTCTCCAATGCCAATGCTCGGGTGATGACGCGCCGCGCGCTCGTCAACTACTGGGCCGGGGCTTTCGCGATGCCCTACCGCACGTTCCTGCGCGCGGCGCGGCGCACCCGCTGCGATCTGGAAGCGCTGGGGCGCGAGTTCGGCGCCAGTTTCGAGCAGGTCGCCCATCGCCTGACCACGCTCCAGAAACCCGGAGAGGAAGGCGTGCCGTTCTTCTTCGTGCGGGTGGATGCGGCGGGCAATGTCACCAAGCGGCTCGACGGCGCGGGCTTTCCCTTCGCGCACCATGGCGGCGGCTGCCCCTTGTGGAACGTGCACGAGAGCTTTGCCGAGCCCGCGCGAGTCCGTGCGCAGCGGATCGAACTGCCCGACGGGCAGCGCTTCGTCTCCATCGCGCGCACGGTCGAGGCGGGCGGCGGCAGTTACGAGACGCCGCGCCTGCGCCGGGCGGTGGCGCTGGCCTGCGCGGAGGAGCATCTGGACCGGCTGGTCTATGCCGATGCGCTGACAGGCGCGGCGCCGACGCCCATCGGTGTCGCCTGCCGCCTGTGCCATCGCCCGCACTGCATCGCGCGCTCGGCCCCGCCGATCGGGCGCGAACTGCGCTCGGACAAGTACCGCGAGAGCGGCGTGCCGTTCGCCTTCGCATCGGATTGAGGCCGGCTATTCGCCTTCGGCCCCTTCCTCAGGCACCAGCTCGGGGATCGCCAGCACGACCAGCAGGCCCTTGTGGTCGGGCAGGTTCTCCAGCCGGATCGTGCCGCCGCTGAGCGCCATGGCCTTGGCGGCGATCGAGAGGCCAAGGCCGCTGCCGCTGGTGCTGCCTTCGCCGCGCTCGAAACGATGCATCAGCCGTTCGCGGTCGGCCTCGGGCACGCCGGGGCCGCGATCGGCAATGCCAATGGTCAGACGGTCGAGGTTGCGGGTCACGGCGATGTCGATCCGCCCGCCTTCGCGGGCATGTTTGGCGGCATTGTCGATCACGGCGGCGACGGCGATCTGGAGCGCTGCCGGATCGCAGCGCCAGCGCACGATGCGGTCTGGCGCGACGGTGAACTCCATTGCATCGGGCGGCAGTTCGATCAGCTTTTCGGCGACGACTTCGGCGATCAGCTGGTGCACGTCCACCGAGCGGCTGGAAACGACCGTCGAATCGAGCCGCGCCAGCGTGAGCAGCCCGTCGATCAGGTGATTGGCGCGGTCTACCGTGGCGATCAGGCGCGTCGTCTCCTCGGTGGTGGCGAGCGGGGCGGTGCGGCGCAGCAGTTGCGCCTGCGCGCGGATCGCGGCGAGCGGCGTGCGTAACTCGTGGGCCACATCGTCGGTAAAGGCCTGCTCGCGCTCGTAGGCCTTGTCCAGCCGCACGAACAGCTTGTTGAGCGCGACGATCAGTGTGCCAAGATCGCGCGACCATTCGCGCGGGCGCAGCGGTTGCAGATCGGCCAGCGAACGCGCGCCCAGCGTCGTGGCAAGGCGCTGCACTTCGTACAGGCTGCGGCGCAGCGTCCACCACAGGACGACCATGCTGGCCGCGATCAGGGCGATCAGCGGAATGGCCAGTTCGCGCAGGACGCGTGAGGGGGAAATCTCGCGGATTTCCTGCCGTTCCGCCACGACGATCAGCAGGCGGGGATCGTGCCCGACAAGGCCGTAGCTGCGCCAGTGATCCCCTACCGCCTTGAAATTATGAAGGCCGGGGCGGCGGGGGACTTTGGCAATGGGCGCACCCCAGCCGGACTGGGCGACCGGCTGATCCTCCCAGAACACCGCGAACATGCACCAGTCGTAGGAGGCGTGGAACGCCTGGCGCTCGGAGGGCGACAGCAGCGGGTCGCCGCCGCCTTGCAGGCCGCGGCCGTTGGCGACGATCTCGCCCGCCACATCGTCCTGCATCAGCATATAGAGCAGGCGCGAGGCGTTGACGAGCTGCGCATCCGAAGCGCGACCGATCTCGTGATCGGCGACGACATAGAGGATCGCGCCCATGCCAAGGCCGGTCAGCGCCAGCAGGATCAGTACGCGGCGATAGAGCCGGATGGTGAGCGAGGAGCGCAGCTTCATGTCTGGCTGCCGCCCACCATGTAGCCAAGCCCGCGCGCGGTGCGGATGAAATCGCGCCCGAACTTGCGGCGCAGCGCCGAGATCGCGACTTCGACGGTGTTCGATTCGACCCAGTGGTCCTGATCGTACAGCTCGCCTTCGAGGTCCGCTTTCGAGACGAAGCGGCGGGCGCGGCGCATCAGCAGGGCCAGCACCCGGTATTCCTTGGCAGTGATCGCCACCGGCTCGCCCGCCAGCAGCGCGACGTGTCCGGTAAAGTCGAGCGTGACATCGCCCACACTCAGGCTGTCGGCCTGTCGCCGGTCGGTACGGCGCAGCTGCGAACGGATGCGCGCGGCCAGTTCCTCCAGATCGACAGGCTTCACCACATAGTCGTCGGCGCCCGCATCGAGTCCGGCGACGCGATGCTGCGTGCGGTCGAAGGCGGTGATGATGATCACCGGCACGGCATTGCCTTCGCCGCGCAGGGTCTTGAGCACATCGATTCCCGACAGACGTGGAAGGCCGATGTCCAGCAACAGCACGTCGTAGGGATTGACGCTGGCCGCCTCCAGCACATCGTCGCCGCGCGTAAAAAGATCCACGACGTACCCGTCCAGCTCCAGTGCGCGTTTCATGGCGCTGCCGAGGTCGGGATCGTCTTCGGCTACGAGCAGGCGGGGCAGGGCACGGACTCCGATGGGAAAGGTCTGCGATTATCGCGGGTTGTGCCGGGTATGCCAGCTTCGCGGGGGATCGCCAATCCCCCGCCCCAATCACCGGATGACGCGCCGCGCGCGAATGAGGGTAAGCGGGAAAAGTTGCATCTGAAACTGTCTTTTTTGTGTCATCAGCTTCGCATCAGCTTGGCGGCGTAGAGCGCCTCAACGGCCCCGGTGAAGGGCCGCGCGCCAATGCCTGCGAAAGTCGCCGGGCCAGCGCCAGTAACGGCATAAAAGAACATGACAGTACAGCAGTCGCCCAGCGAGATCGCCCTTCGCACGCCGCTCGATACCGGCCTCACCTTCACGCCCGCCCGCGCCGAGACGGGCCTTGCCCCGTGCGTCGCGCTGATCGGCTGCGACGGTTCCGGCAAGTCCACGCTGGCGCGCGATCTGGTGACACTGCTCGATCGCCGTGCGCCGACGCGCTCGGTCTACCTCGGGCTGGGGACGGGCGACCTTGGTCGCCGCATCGGGGAGATGCCGGTGATCGGCGCATTTGCCGAACGGTTCCTGACCGGCAAGGCGAAGAAGGCGCACGACAATCCCGAAAAGCGCCTGCCCGGCCTTGGCACGGCGATGGCGATGTTCGGCCTCTCGCTGGTGCGCCGCCGCCGTTTCCAGCAGGCGCTGGCCCTGCGCCGGCAGGGTGTGACCGTCATTACCGACCGCTATCCGCAGGCCGAAGTCCCCGGCAGCTTCGACGGGCCGGGCCTGTCGTGGCTGCGTCGCGGCACCCCCGCAGTGGAGCGCCTCGCCCAGCGCGAGCGCCAGCTCTATCGCGACATGGCCGCTTATCGCCCGAGCGTGGTGATCCGCCTGAATGTCGATGTCGATACCGCCATCGCTCGCAAGGCCGATCACGAGCGCGCGCTTCTGGAAAAGAAGATCGCGGTGGTCCCCACGCTGCGCTTTGCAGGCGCGCAGATCGTCGATGTCGATGCCACGCGGCCTTATGGCGAAGTGCTGGAATCGGTGCTCGCGGTGCTGCGCCGCCACGGCATCGAGGCCTGAGCGTACACAACCTGACGACAGGTATGGCATCGGCAGGTGACGGCTGCGCCGGTTTGCGATAACGGGCGCAGCATGAAGGCAACTCCTCTTCCGCCGCTGATCGCGGTCGTCGGGTGCGATGGCTCCGGCAAGTCCACCGTGACCGAGGTTCTGCGCGACTGGCTGGCCGAAACCCGCCCCGCGCAGATCTGTCACCTTGGCAAGCAGTCCGGCAATATCGGGCGCCAGATCGCGCGCCTGCCGATGTTCGGACGAAAGCTGGACAAGTCGATCCATTCGCGCGCGCAGAAGGCGCAGACGGACAAGGGGCCGGGGCTGGCGACGGCGTTGGTGATCTATGGCTTCTCGATGCGCCGGGTGCGCCGCTTCGCGCGGATGATGCGCCTGCGCCGCGCGGGCAACACGATCATCGCGGACCGGTTTCCGCAGCTCAAGGTGCCGGGGCCGATGGACGGCCTGGGCCTTGCCGGGGCGTCCGACAGCGGTCCGGTCGGCGTGCTCAAGCGCATGGAATATCGCCGTTATGCGGCGATGGTGGCGAACCGGCCCGATCTGGTGATCCGCCTCAACGTTTCGCTGGAGGTGGCTCTGGCGCGCAAGCCCGATCATCGCCCGTCCTCGCTGGCCCGCAAGGTGGCCGACGTGCCGCGCCTGACGTTCGAGGGCGCGCCGATCGTCGACATCAGCGCCGATCAGCCGCTGGAGCAGGTGCTCGCACAGGCCAAGGCGGCGATCACCGCGAAGCTCATCGAACTCGGGAGCCCGGCTGCGTGAGCAGAAGCCTCAATCCCAAGCACTGGTTTTCCGATGGCGTGTTCCGCGCCATCGTGCGCAATGCCTCCTACCTCGGCTCGGGCAAGCTCATGGGCGCGCTGCTGGGGCTGATCGCGCTGGCCTGCGCGGGGCGCGGGCTGACCCCGGCGCTGTTCGGTACGCTGGTGATCGTCCACAGCTATGCCAATGGCGTGGGTGCGCTGGTGAAGTTCCAGACCTGGCAGTTCATCGTGCGCTACGGCACCCCGGCCTTCGGGCGCGGCGCCATCGACGAATTGAAGGACGTTACCGGTTTCGCCTTCGGGCTGGACCTTGCCAGCGGGCTGATCGGCATGGCGGGCGGCATGATCCTGCTGCCGTTCCTGGGCGAGTGGCTGAGCATTCCCGCCGCCGACATGAACCTGGCGCTGTTCTACTGCACCCTGATCCCGACGATGACGGCGGCGACGCCCACCGGCATCCTGCGCGTGCTCGACCGGTTCGACCAGATCGCGCTGCAGCAGCTTGTTACCCCGATCCTGCGCGCCGTCGGCGGCCTGATCTCGTATTTCGGGCATCTGGGTTTCCCCGGCTTCGTCCTCACCTGGTATGTCGGCGACCTTGCCGGAGACCTGTGCCTGTGGGCGATGTCGGTGGTCGAACTGCGCCGCCGGGGCATCCGCGGCGCGCTGCGTCCCGGCCTGATGGGGCCGGGCAAGCGCATCGCGGGCGCCTGGGACTTCGTGTGGACCACCAACTTCGCGCATTCGATCTGGGCCGCATGGGGGCCGGTCAGCAACCTGATCGTCGGCGCGCTGCTGGGGCCTGCTAGCGCGGGCCTGTTCAAGATCGCCGCGACCTTCTTCGATTCGGCGAGCAAGCCTGCCGATCTGCTGTCGCGCAGCTTCTATCCCGAGATCATGCGCCTCGATCCCTCCAGCCGCCACCCCTGGCAGCTGGCGATCCGCAGCGCGCTGATGTCCGGCGCAATGGGCTTCGTGATCCTGCTGGTGGTGATCCTGGGCGGTGAGCCGGTGATCGCGGCGGTATTCGGCAAGCGTTATCTTGCCGCCTACGACCTGCTCCAGCTGATGACCGCCTCGCTGATCGTGACGATGGCGAGCTTCCCGCTCGAATCGCTGCTCTACATGGCCGGGCGCCAGCGCGCGGCGCTGTTCGCGCAAGGTGCGGCGGCGGCAGGCTATGCGGTGCTGCTGTTCGTGCTGATCCACCTGTTCGGCGTGACCGGGGCGGGGCTTGCCTATGTCGGCGGGGTCATGCTCAACGCGCTGTTCATGCTGATCCCGACCTGGGATGCCTACCGCAAGCGGGCGAGCCTCAGCCATGAGCCGGTGCAGGAAGCGCCTGCATGACCGCGCGCGCCTATCCGCCGCAGGTGATGGCGGCGATGTTCGAGGCGGTGGAGATGAACGACGTGGTCGATCCCGTCGTCAGCCTTCCCGATCCGCTTCCCATCGCCTGCACCGAGGCGGATATCCGGGGCTGCTTCGCGCTGTGCCGCCAGTTCTGGGAAGAGGGCGCACCGCGCGCCGAGATCGCGCAACTGCTCGGCACGCTGATGGCCAGCGGCGATCTGCCGCGCGAATCGCGGGTGCGCTACAAGCATATCCGCGCCAGCTACAAGCAGTTGCGCTTCGCCTCTGTGCTCTATGGCAAGCGGCACAAGGCGCCGCTGCTGTTTCGCTGGACGGTGGCCTTGATGGGGCACTTGCAGGATGCCTTCCGCAATGGGCGGCGCATGACGGTGCTGGGCCATGTTCTGCTGCTGCGCCTGCTGGTGACATGGCCGGTCTGGGCGCTCGTGCGGCGCGAGATCGACCGGATAGAGCTGGACGATGCTGCCGGGTTCCTCGCCTTCCGCCGCGCCGAGTTCGCTAAACTTCGCCGCTGGACCGAAGGCGGGCATCCCACCGGCCACGTCTTTCACATGATGCGCAAGGTGGTGAGCCGGCAGGTCTCGTTCTACGATTCCTGGCGCACCATCGCGCCGGACGAGGATCGCTATCGCATGTCGCGCTTTCTGAGTGCGATCAACGGCTTGATGGGCAGTCTTCATGACGATCTGGTGGAGCAGACCTGCAAGGGCCTGCGCGACTACCACCGCGACGACGTGGCCTTGCCCGAGGATATCGACCAGCGGCTGCGCACGCTCGTAACCGCGCTGCCAGCCTAAGTAACAGGGGCTTAGAGCGCCTCCAGCCACTCCGCGATCATCGCGCGGCCTGCCTCGACAGCGCCGGGGCCGTGTTTGGCGTAAGCGTTGCGCAGGCAGCAGGCGGTCTGCCCGGTCTTGGCGAAATCGTCCGGCCAGGCATCGACCCAGGTGTCGAAGCGCGGGTCGAGGCCCATCTCGGCATGGAACTGCAAGGCCAGCAGATGTTCACCGCGCCGGAAGGCCT of the Novosphingobium sp. 9 genome contains:
- a CDS encoding response regulator transcription factor, producing the protein MKRALELDGYVVDLFTRGDDVLEAASVNPYDVLLLDIGLPRLSGIDVLKTLRGEGNAVPVIIITAFDRTQHRVAGLDAGADDYVVKPVDLEELAARIRSQLRRTDRRQADSLSVGDVTLDFTGHVALLAGEPVAITAKEYRVLALLMRRARRFVSKADLEGELYDQDHWVESNTVEVAISALRRKFGRDFIRTARGLGYMVGGSQT
- a CDS encoding lipopolysaccharide biosynthesis protein translates to MSRSLNPKHWFSDGVFRAIVRNASYLGSGKLMGALLGLIALACAGRGLTPALFGTLVIVHSYANGVGALVKFQTWQFIVRYGTPAFGRGAIDELKDVTGFAFGLDLASGLIGMAGGMILLPFLGEWLSIPAADMNLALFYCTLIPTMTAATPTGILRVLDRFDQIALQQLVTPILRAVGGLISYFGHLGFPGFVLTWYVGDLAGDLCLWAMSVVELRRRGIRGALRPGLMGPGKRIAGAWDFVWTTNFAHSIWAAWGPVSNLIVGALLGPASAGLFKIAATFFDSASKPADLLSRSFYPEIMRLDPSSRHPWQLAIRSALMSGAMGFVILLVVILGGEPVIAAVFGKRYLAAYDLLQLMTASLIVTMASFPLESLLYMAGRQRAALFAQGAAAAGYAVLLFVLIHLFGVTGAGLAYVGGVMLNALFMLIPTWDAYRKRASLSHEPVQEAPA
- a CDS encoding sensor histidine kinase; this encodes MKLRSSLTIRLYRRVLILLALTGLGMGAILYVVADHEIGRASDAQLVNASRLLYMLMQDDVAGEIVANGRGLQGGGDPLLSPSERQAFHASYDWCMFAVFWEDQPVAQSGWGAPIAKVPRRPGLHNFKAVGDHWRSYGLVGHDPRLLIVVAERQEIREISPSRVLRELAIPLIALIAASMVVLWWTLRRSLYEVQRLATTLGARSLADLQPLRPREWSRDLGTLIVALNKLFVRLDKAYEREQAFTDDVAHELRTPLAAIRAQAQLLRRTAPLATTEETTRLIATVDRANHLIDGLLTLARLDSTVVSSRSVDVHQLIAEVVAEKLIELPPDAMEFTVAPDRIVRWRCDPAALQIAVAAVIDNAAKHAREGGRIDIAVTRNLDRLTIGIADRGPGVPEADRERLMHRFERGEGSTSGSGLGLSIAAKAMALSGGTIRLENLPDHKGLLVVLAIPELVPEEGAEGE
- a CDS encoding nucleoside triphosphate hydrolase, with translation MKATPLPPLIAVVGCDGSGKSTVTEVLRDWLAETRPAQICHLGKQSGNIGRQIARLPMFGRKLDKSIHSRAQKAQTDKGPGLATALVIYGFSMRRVRRFARMMRLRRAGNTIIADRFPQLKVPGPMDGLGLAGASDSGPVGVLKRMEYRRYAAMVANRPDLVIRLNVSLEVALARKPDHRPSSLARKVADVPRLTFEGAPIVDISADQPLEQVLAQAKAAITAKLIELGSPAA